From the Fulvia fulva chromosome 2, complete sequence genome, one window contains:
- a CDS encoding Sphingolipid C4-hydroxylase SUR2, whose amino-acid sequence MANATMFYHLPPLPDYTLKPLPPIVPGFEDKYLVMALLVVAYWAVSLFFHLIDEWDLFPQYRLHTPAEVLKRNHVSKWDVFKDVIIQQVIQTVVGLGLTMFDPEPFYGKEDYDVAWWAQNVRLAQRAIPVVLGTIGLDVKTLANNLGASHAMLAGALSGGFYPELIQNTTLLGESVLAPSFASWEMLVAKAIYWVGIPALQFLVAICIVDTWQYFLHRAMHMNKWLYTTFHSRHHRLYVPYAYGALYNHPVEGFMLDTLGTGIAYLLTGMTVRQSMWFFTMSTIKTVDDHCGYAFPWDPLQHITSNNAGYHDVHHQSWGIKTNFSQPFFTFWDGFLGTKWTGGDVSARYKRARIAAQKKVDADATVTGSTRVESAENDKVYAQDASKASTTARKVQSAAEPTIPTGKAANHAIGSRQQVLDDSAAGGMHIIAEETAEEVKARTKLRQSQIPRKRTTSSGMGLKGFADRVGESLHGKGTGVLGVESRSSR is encoded by the coding sequence ATGGCCAACGCGACCATGTTTTACCACCTTCCACCTCTACCCGATTACACGCTCAAGCCGCTGCCTCCGATCGTGCCTGGCTTCGAGGACAAATACCTCGTCATGGCACTGCTCGTGGTGGCATACTGGGCTGTGTCACTTTTCTTCCACCTGATCGACGAGTGGGACTTGTTTCCGCAGTACCGCCTACACACACCGGCCGAAGTGTTGAAACGCAACCACGTCAGCAAGTGGGATGTGTTCAAAGATGTGATTATTCAACAGGTGATACAGACAGTGGTTGGCCTTGGACTGACCATGTTCGACCCGGAGCCTTTCTATGGCAAAGAGGACTACGACGTGGCCTGGTGGGCGCAAAATGTGCGTCTGGCACAAAGAGCTATTCCCGTGGTGTTGGGCACGATTGGGCTGGACGTCAAGACTCTGGCGAACAATTTGGGTGCCTCCCATGCGATGCTGGCAGGCGCGCTCTCTGGTGGCTTCTACCCAGAGCTCATACAGAACACGACACTCCTCGGAGAGTCTGTTCTAGCACCTTCGTTTGCAAGCTGGGAGATGCTCGTCGCAAAGGCGATATACTGGGTTGGCATTCCTGCGCTGCAGTTCCTGGTTGCCATCTGCATCGTGGACACATGGCAGTACTTCTTGCACCGCGCCATGCACATGAACAAGTGGCTGTACACCACTTTCCACAGCCGTCACCACCGTTTGTACGTGCCATATGCATACGGTGCTCTCTACAACCACCCCGTCGAAGGCTTCATGCTGGACACTCTGGGCACTGGCATTGCCTACCTTCTAACTGGCATGACTGTCAGGCAAAGCATGTGGTTCTTCACGATGTCAACGATCAAGACTGTGGACGACCACTGCGGCTACGCTTTCCCATGGGATCCACTGCAGCACATAACCAGCAACAATGCTGGGTACCACGATGTTCACCACCAGAGTTGGGGCATCAAGACGAACTTCTCGCAGCCGTTCTTTACATTCTGGGATGGATTCCTCGGCACGAAATGGACCGGAGGAGATGTCAGCGCACGATATAAAAGAGCACGCATTGCAGCGCAAAAGAAGGTGGATGCGGATGCGACTGTCACAGGCTCCACGCGAGTGGAAAGTGCGGAGAATGATAAGGTCTACGCCCAAGATGCGTCGAAGGCGTCCACTACCGCAAGGAAGGTGCAGTCAGCCGCAGAACCCACAATACCTACAGGCAAGGCCGCCAACCACGCAATAGGATCACGACAGCAGGTCCTGGACGACTCAGCCGCGGGCGGCATGCACATCATAGCCGAAGAGACAGCAGAAGAAGTGAAGGCACGGACAAAGTTGCGACAATCTCAAATACCTCGGAAGAGGACAACAAGTTCTGGCATGGGACTGAAAGGGTTCGCAGATAGGGTAGGCGAGTCTTTACATGGCAAGGGAACGGGAGTACTTGGTGTGGAGAGCCGAAGTTCGAGGTAA
- a CDS encoding NAD-dependent epimerase/dehydratase terH: protein MESKELAVPLGSLVCVTGSNGMVGSHIVDQVLAFGYRVRGIVRNLQKSDWMLEHFNTKYGANALKVVQVPDLAIEGSLDSALQDCVALIHAASDLSFSPDPNTVNPSSINQLLCTLHSALKHPTLTRFIFTSSSLAAASQTQPPDPYSLTPTSWNTLDLAAAWAPPSYTLPPDRFTKVYAASKVQAEQAFWEWMDRTRPHFVGNAVLPDWVTGAPVHGAQGFPSGVALMRGLWYGDSGFRAVGPGHGVDAGDVGRLHVAAMARGDCASERVFAYGWSRRWTEGIEMWQEMYPDHEFPEPPPNEGYDMSAGRVTARPRAEELLEWISGKTFRPMEESLKELGDYIEKDYKANTES, encoded by the exons ATGGAATCGAAAGAGCTTGCAGTCCCGTTGGGATCACTTGTCTGCGTGACTGGCTCGAATGGTATGGTTGGGAGTCATATTGTTGACCAGGTCCTGGCTTTTGGATATCGCGTTCGTGGTATTGTACGCAACCTCCAGAAATCGGACTGGATGCTCGAACACTTCAACACCAAATACGGCGCGAACGCTCTCAAAGTCGTCCAAGTCCCCGACCTCGCTATCGAAGGGTCGTTGGACAGCGCGCTCCAAG ACTGCGTCGCCCTAATCCACGCCGCCTCAGACCTCTCCTTCTCCCCGGACCCCAACACCGTCAACCCCTCCTCCATAAACCAACTCCTCTGCACCCTACACTCCGCCCTAAAACACCCAACCCTAACCCGCTTCATCTTCACCTCCTCCTCCCTCGCCGCCGCCTCCCAAACCCAGCCCCCGGACCCCTACTCCCTCACCCCCACCTCCTGGAACACCCTCGACCTCGCCGCCGCCTGGGCTCCCCCGTCCTACACCTTGCCTCCCGACCGCTTCACAAAAGTCTACGCAGCATCCAAAGTGCAGGCCGAGCAGGCGTTCTGGGAATGGATGGATCGGACACGGCCGCATTTTGTCGGCAATGCGGTGTTGCCGGATTGGGTTACGGGGGCGCCGGTGCATGGGGCGCAAGGGTTTCCGAGTGGGGTGGCGTTGATGAGGGGGTTGTGGTATGGCGATTCGGGGTTTCGGGCGGTGGGGCCAGGGCATGGGGTGGATGCGGGTGATGTGGGGAGGTTGCATGTTGCGGCGATGGCGAGGGGGGATTGTGCTAGTGAAAGGGTGTTTGCGTATGGGTGGTCGAGGCGGTGGACGGAGGGTATTGAGATGTG GCAGGAGATGTATCCGGATCATGAGTTTCCTG AGCCTCCACCTAACGAGGGCTATGATATGTCCGCCGGCAGGGTGACTGCACGACCGCGAGCAGAGGAACTACTGGAATGGATCAGTGGTAAGACTTTCCGGCCTATGGAGGAGAGTCTCAAGGAGTTGGGTGATTACATCGAGAAGGACTATAAGGCAAACACTGAGTCGTGA